A stretch of the Proteus sp. ZN5 genome encodes the following:
- a CDS encoding LysR family transcriptional regulator has protein sequence MTSAKRPIFNLELDLLRTFVAVVDGNTFAAAAESVCRTQSAVSQQMQRLESLIGKELFARQGRNKTLTEAGTQLLNYARRILRLNDEACLSLMHEEIDGILKIGSPDDTANTILPDLLARFSGAYPRLIMEIIVKRSPFLMSMLENNELDLAISTEEHVGYPKIVLRVSPSLWYCGKHFRFDLDEPLPLVVLDEPSTYRDMMINHLDQQGIRWRIAYIATTLSGARAAVRAGLGIMARSIELSGDDLRILGEKEGLPALPAISYNLYLNANSPGKAAQILFDSLKNEQNEVINHADITLQQE, from the coding sequence ATGACTTCTGCAAAGCGCCCTATTTTTAACTTAGAACTTGATTTGCTTCGAACCTTTGTTGCTGTTGTCGATGGAAATACCTTTGCAGCGGCGGCTGAGTCTGTTTGTCGTACACAATCTGCCGTAAGCCAGCAAATGCAACGACTTGAATCGCTAATAGGCAAAGAGCTGTTTGCTCGCCAAGGGCGAAACAAAACACTGACAGAAGCAGGTACACAACTGCTTAATTATGCTCGCCGTATTTTGCGTTTGAATGATGAAGCCTGTCTTTCATTGATGCATGAAGAAATTGATGGGATCTTAAAAATTGGCTCTCCAGATGATACGGCAAACACGATTTTACCTGATCTTCTCGCGCGTTTTTCTGGAGCCTATCCTCGCCTTATCATGGAAATTATTGTTAAACGTAGCCCATTTTTAATGTCTATGTTAGAAAACAACGAGCTGGATTTGGCCATTTCCACTGAAGAACATGTGGGTTATCCCAAAATTGTATTACGAGTTTCGCCCTCTTTATGGTATTGCGGAAAACACTTCCGATTTGATCTTGATGAACCCTTACCGTTAGTTGTATTAGATGAACCCAGCACATACCGCGATATGATGATAAATCACCTTGATCAACAAGGTATTCGTTGGCGAATCGCTTATATTGCTACAACGCTTTCGGGTGCTAGAGCTGCAGTACGTGCAGGCTTAGGTATTATGGCGCGCTCAATTGAGCTTTCAGGTGATGATTTGCGCATTTTAGGCGAAAAAGAAGGCTTACCGGCTTTACCTGCTATCAGTTATAACTTGTATCTCAATGCCAACAGCCCTGGAAAAGCAGCCCAAATACTGTTTGATTCATTAAAAAATGAACAAAATGAAGTGATTAATCATGCTGATATTACACTTCAACAAGAGTAG
- the nrfD gene encoding NrfD/PsrC family molybdoenzyme membrane anchor subunit gives MSVIDNTTSFGKWRFPMTPVRWVLVVISLIAVGLIIFRLVTGLGLVTNLNDEWPWGLWISFDVMCGVALAGGGYGTALIVYVFKQEQFSSIARSAALTSLIGYLLVMVGLFLDIGQWWNFWRPLVSQGHSSVLFEVFICVSVYTSVQLIEFGEVATERIGRKYHQFFRKILPVLLVIGIAIPSMHQSSLGALYLLMVDKLHPLWWSPIIFFQFLISSFFVGPAMIAVETALAGRAFNHKVPMSVLRGLIRISGYAMLVYLALKFGSIIAEGKVSYLFEGSFESLFFWIEVGFGVIVPLIICFSPLIKRRRWLVTFGALVASGVILNRYNVVVTGMVTSTGVSYWPSLPELTITIGLVAMGVLAYLFICENFRIIEHDEANH, from the coding sequence ATGAGTGTTATCGATAATACGACCAGCTTTGGTAAGTGGCGTTTTCCTATGACACCTGTACGCTGGGTACTTGTTGTCATTAGTTTGATTGCAGTCGGACTTATTATATTTCGTTTAGTCACTGGATTGGGATTAGTAACCAATCTTAATGATGAGTGGCCTTGGGGTCTTTGGATCTCGTTTGACGTGATGTGTGGTGTGGCGTTGGCGGGTGGGGGATATGGTACTGCATTGATTGTTTATGTTTTTAAACAAGAACAATTTTCAAGTATTGCGCGCAGTGCTGCATTAACCTCATTAATTGGCTATTTATTGGTGATGGTAGGGCTTTTCCTTGATATTGGGCAGTGGTGGAATTTTTGGCGTCCATTAGTTTCTCAAGGGCATAGTTCAGTGCTTTTTGAAGTCTTTATTTGTGTTTCTGTTTATACCAGTGTGCAATTAATTGAGTTTGGCGAAGTCGCAACTGAGCGTATCGGGCGTAAATACCATCAATTTTTCCGCAAAATATTACCTGTATTATTGGTGATTGGTATTGCTATTCCATCGATGCATCAATCATCACTCGGGGCGCTTTATTTATTAATGGTAGATAAATTACATCCATTGTGGTGGTCGCCAATTATCTTCTTTCAATTTTTAATATCGTCATTTTTTGTTGGCCCCGCAATGATAGCGGTTGAAACTGCATTAGCAGGTAGAGCATTTAATCATAAAGTTCCTATGTCTGTATTAAGAGGATTAATTCGAATTTCAGGTTATGCAATGCTTGTTTATTTGGCTCTAAAATTTGGCAGTATTATTGCTGAAGGTAAAGTGAGTTACCTTTTTGAAGGCAGTTTTGAATCTTTATTCTTTTGGATTGAAGTCGGTTTTGGCGTTATTGTTCCACTGATTATCTGCTTTTCTCCATTAATAAAACGTCGTCGTTGGTTGGTTACATTTGGTGCACTAGTGGCTTCTGGCGTTATTTTAAATCGCTATAACGTTGTGGTGACAGGTATGGTTACATCAACGGGTGTATCTTATTGGCCATCATTACCAGAATTAACTATCACTATTGGTCTTGTTGCGATGGGTGTTCTTGCATATTTATTTATCTGTGAGAATTTCCGTATTATCGAACATGATGAAGCCAATCATTAA
- the fabZ gene encoding 3-hydroxyacyl-ACP dehydratase FabZ produces MPISVSEIMEILPHRYPFLLIDRVISEPTELANGKLTAIKNITTNDTVVFGEFYPPLLLLESMAQASGVLAHYYLSPMGEDQQCYFASIKNARFYDVVKAGDQLYIEIQFRRQRRTIVSFSGTVKIGEKVVCTSEFMCARQ; encoded by the coding sequence ATGCCCATTTCCGTCAGTGAAATAATGGAAATATTGCCTCATCGTTATCCATTCTTATTAATTGATCGCGTTATTTCTGAGCCTACTGAACTTGCCAATGGCAAATTAACAGCCATTAAAAATATCACAACCAATGATACGGTTGTTTTTGGTGAGTTCTACCCACCTTTATTACTACTTGAAAGTATGGCTCAAGCTTCAGGCGTTCTTGCCCATTACTACCTTTCACCAATGGGCGAAGATCAGCAATGTTATTTTGCCAGTATAAAAAATGCGCGTTTTTATGATGTGGTCAAAGCGGGCGATCAACTATATATTGAGATCCAATTTCGCCGACAACGACGCACAATTGTTAGCTTTTCAGGTACGGTGAAAATTGGTGAGAAGGTAGTTTGTACATCTGAATTTATGTGTGCAAGACAATAA
- a CDS encoding dihydrodipicolinate synthase family protein — translation MTQFHGIFPYLVSPVDQTKGTILEASLRRLVEHLISCGVHGLSPLGSTGEYAYLSQAQRNEIVRITVDQTAGRIPVIAGVAGFSTADACHQAEQYAQLGVDGMVLISQKMYPLSETAQAGYFRTIAEAFPEKSMTIYTNPGLLGDVLPISLFNELSYIPNIEYIKDASSNTGRLLTMINTFGERVKIFSASAHIPLLVLKLGGVGWMAGPACVLPKQCVELYELATKGDFDTALAIQKEMWQINEAFTKYSLASCIKASLNIQGFEVGSPILPQEPLNEAAMNDLRQIIARLD, via the coding sequence ATGACCCAATTTCATGGCATTTTTCCTTACCTTGTTTCCCCTGTTGATCAAACAAAAGGTACCATCCTCGAAGCTTCATTGCGTCGATTAGTCGAACATTTGATCTCGTGTGGCGTTCATGGTTTGAGTCCATTAGGTAGCACGGGTGAATACGCTTATCTCTCTCAAGCACAACGCAATGAAATAGTGCGTATTACAGTTGATCAAACCGCAGGCCGAATTCCCGTTATTGCGGGTGTTGCAGGCTTTTCAACCGCAGATGCCTGTCATCAAGCTGAACAATACGCTCAATTAGGTGTAGATGGCATGGTATTGATTTCACAAAAAATGTACCCGTTAAGCGAAACCGCACAAGCTGGTTATTTCCGAACTATCGCCGAAGCTTTTCCTGAAAAATCCATGACAATTTATACCAACCCGGGACTTCTGGGCGATGTTCTTCCTATTTCTTTATTCAATGAGCTTAGCTATATCCCTAATATTGAATATATTAAAGATGCCTCAAGCAATACAGGTCGCTTACTCACCATGATCAATACGTTTGGTGAGCGCGTTAAGATCTTTAGTGCTTCAGCTCATATTCCATTGTTGGTGTTAAAACTTGGCGGTGTAGGTTGGATGGCGGGGCCTGCTTGTGTGTTGCCAAAGCAATGTGTTGAACTGTATGAGTTAGCAACAAAAGGCGATTTTGATACAGCACTAGCAATACAAAAAGAGATGTGGCAAATCAATGAAGCGTTTACAAAGTACTCGCTCGCATCATGTATTAAAGCATCCCTAAATATTCAAGGTTTTGAAGTCGGCTCTCCTATTTTACCGCAAGAGCCTCTAAATGAAGCAGCAATGAACGATCTACGCCAAATTATTGCTCGCCTTGATTAA
- a CDS encoding TonB-dependent receptor yields MPILKKTLWFISSSLLSITTIFNYAQSNESKPERIIVSGLKAENISNHTYNVEAEKISNIAGGTNLITVDKENRLLTLNDSLKNQPGVVIQSLFGGLDQPRLSIRGSGVQSAPLSRGVLLLQDGLPLNEADGSFHSSLIDVRDVQFVSIRRGANSTQLQSNNLGGELDFITYTGKDSHNQLRYEKGSFGRQGMQMALGGDSENHLIDARISLSYDHYDGYREHSASQRKAMRSTLGYTLDNFENRTWINWTDLHFDVSGPATSQMLEDDPKSVLPAIKKKDPHRNVEQLRIANKSTWNSGAHDIQFGWWYSQTHDNFKTPSHYQFVNYYTKGAQLNYKLETELISYRTALAWDHSVMKDDIEKNPKGWLGRFDGRAENIYASLGAGIHITNSVLVNLDLKGTHAKRDLFSSHNQLDQSFNFITPKVGLIWYPNYQTRLFANVSMSHEPASFNDIINPKAPLNKVNLLKLSPQKATSFEIGSDMELTDNISWSAVIYRSLIKDEYITSHDADGNIVDVYNYPAKTRHQGVELGLNAIQPLPMGDIIYRATWTYNDFRFMGGEYNRKYIAGVPRNLISGEVYYQVNGLKFGPTVYWSPTSVAVDHGNHLNIQKSKPYALLGFNAHYQYDNQWSTYLNLDNITNKRYAASTLANPTVNKNDALLFPGNGFGVNAGVVYKF; encoded by the coding sequence ATGCCTATTTTAAAAAAGACCTTATGGTTTATTTCATCTTCTTTGCTTTCGATAACAACAATATTTAATTATGCTCAATCGAATGAGAGTAAACCTGAACGTATAATTGTGAGTGGTTTAAAAGCAGAGAATATCTCTAATCATACTTATAATGTTGAAGCTGAAAAAATAAGTAATATTGCCGGCGGAACAAATTTAATTACCGTAGATAAGGAAAATCGTTTATTAACACTTAATGACTCATTAAAAAACCAACCCGGCGTTGTTATACAAAGTTTATTTGGTGGATTAGATCAACCTCGTTTAAGTATTAGGGGATCAGGTGTTCAAAGTGCACCGCTTTCCAGAGGAGTATTATTATTACAAGACGGCTTACCGCTTAATGAAGCGGATGGCAGTTTTCATTCCAGTCTGATTGATGTGCGCGATGTGCAATTTGTGAGTATTCGTCGGGGAGCTAACAGTACTCAATTACAAAGTAATAATTTAGGGGGGGAGCTCGACTTTATTACTTACACAGGAAAAGATAGCCATAATCAATTACGTTATGAGAAGGGCTCTTTTGGACGCCAAGGTATGCAAATGGCATTAGGCGGTGATAGTGAAAATCATCTGATTGATGCCAGAATAAGCCTAAGCTACGACCATTATGATGGTTATCGTGAGCATTCAGCTTCTCAGCGTAAAGCAATGCGCTCAACATTGGGTTATACATTAGATAATTTTGAAAACAGAACATGGATTAATTGGACAGATTTGCATTTTGATGTTTCAGGCCCAGCAACCTCACAAATGCTTGAGGATGATCCTAAATCAGTATTACCTGCAATTAAGAAAAAAGATCCTCATAGAAATGTTGAGCAATTACGTATAGCCAATAAATCGACATGGAACAGTGGTGCGCACGATATCCAATTTGGCTGGTGGTATTCACAAACACACGATAATTTTAAAACGCCTAGCCATTATCAATTTGTAAATTATTACACTAAAGGGGCTCAGCTTAATTATAAATTAGAGACAGAGCTTATTAGCTATCGTACCGCATTGGCTTGGGATCATTCGGTAATGAAAGATGATATCGAAAAAAATCCTAAAGGTTGGTTAGGACGATTCGATGGTCGAGCTGAAAATATTTATGCATCTTTAGGAGCGGGAATACATATTACAAATAGTGTATTGGTTAACCTTGATTTAAAAGGGACTCATGCAAAAAGAGATCTGTTTTCTAGTCATAATCAGCTTGATCAGTCATTCAATTTTATAACGCCGAAGGTTGGGCTTATTTGGTATCCTAATTACCAAACTCGCTTATTTGCCAATGTTAGTATGAGTCATGAGCCCGCTTCTTTTAATGATATTATTAATCCTAAAGCACCATTAAATAAAGTGAATCTTTTAAAGCTATCACCTCAAAAAGCAACCAGTTTTGAGATAGGTAGTGATATGGAATTAACTGACAATATCAGCTGGAGTGCGGTAATTTATCGTAGCCTAATTAAAGATGAATATATCACCTCGCATGATGCAGATGGGAATATTGTTGATGTTTATAATTATCCAGCAAAAACACGTCACCAAGGTGTAGAGCTAGGTTTAAATGCAATTCAACCACTTCCAATGGGCGATATTATTTATCGAGCAACATGGACTTACAATGATTTTCGTTTTATGGGTGGGGAATATAACCGGAAATATATTGCAGGTGTTCCTAGGAATCTTATTTCAGGTGAAGTTTATTACCAAGTAAATGGATTAAAATTTGGCCCCACAGTATATTGGTCACCAACCAGTGTTGCTGTTGATCATGGCAATCACCTTAATATTCAAAAAAGTAAACCATACGCATTGTTAGGATTTAATGCACATTATCAATATGATAATCAGTGGTCTACTTACCTAAATTTAGACAATATTACAAATAAACGTTACGCAGCAAGTACACTAGCGAATCCAACTGTGAATAAAAACGATGCCTTACTGTTTCCAGGAAATGGTTTTGGCGTTAATGCGGGTGTCGTCTATAAATTTTAA
- a CDS encoding [FeFe] hydrogenase, group A, producing MKSILPTKEESDEKLLSRRSFFSFAGKVSLAAGVTAVTAGCDGNISGGTGWVPEQYNAKGTFPVQVRGRIPIDPNNVAICRDDKKCILCGQCVEVCEKVQTVMGNYDLPLIDSVPCIDCGQCTLWCPTGAITEVDDTDKVIRALLDPTLHVVVQTAPATRVALGEEFGMQPGEDIELLQVAALRKLGFDKVFDTNFSADLTIMEEATELLQRIQNNGVLPQFTSCSPGWVKFCEMFYPELIPNLSSAKSPMTMLGSMIKTYYAKEQDIDPSKIVSVAIMPCTAKKSEAARPEMNGASVLWEKPDLRDVDIVLTTRELARLIKSHNIDLTSLQPANYDRLMSEYSGAGAIFGVTGGVMEAAVRTSYYFITGERPPEPLFNLQPVRGLEGIKEAAVSIPGVGEIRVAVCSGMGNARPVLEAIQNGEKSWHFVEFMGCPGGCIAGGGQPRSALPPSDEIRALRMKALYSKDERATIRLSYENSEIQSIYKQFLGEPCGERAHQLLHTHYQDRSIHFNKKKA from the coding sequence ATGAAATCTATTCTTCCTACAAAAGAAGAAAGTGACGAGAAATTATTATCTCGGCGCTCTTTCTTTTCATTTGCTGGAAAGGTAAGCCTTGCCGCTGGGGTAACCGCTGTCACAGCGGGATGTGATGGTAATATTTCTGGCGGTACAGGTTGGGTTCCTGAGCAATATAATGCGAAAGGTACTTTTCCGGTTCAAGTAAGAGGTCGCATTCCTATTGATCCTAACAACGTTGCCATTTGTCGTGATGACAAAAAATGTATTTTATGTGGCCAATGCGTTGAAGTATGTGAAAAAGTACAAACCGTAATGGGAAACTATGATTTACCGTTAATTGATAGCGTTCCTTGTATCGATTGTGGTCAATGTACTCTTTGGTGCCCAACAGGAGCAATAACAGAAGTTGATGACACAGATAAGGTTATTCGAGCGTTATTAGATCCAACCTTGCATGTTGTTGTACAAACAGCGCCAGCAACAAGAGTTGCATTAGGTGAAGAGTTTGGTATGCAACCCGGTGAAGACATTGAATTACTTCAAGTGGCGGCACTTAGAAAACTAGGTTTTGATAAAGTTTTTGATACTAACTTCTCCGCTGATTTAACCATTATGGAAGAAGCCACCGAATTACTGCAACGAATTCAAAATAATGGTGTATTGCCTCAATTTACTTCTTGTTCACCAGGTTGGGTTAAATTTTGTGAAATGTTTTACCCTGAATTAATTCCTAATCTCTCCTCTGCAAAATCCCCGATGACAATGCTGGGTTCGATGATAAAAACGTATTACGCCAAAGAACAAGATATCGATCCTAGTAAAATTGTTTCTGTTGCCATTATGCCGTGTACAGCTAAAAAATCAGAAGCAGCTCGCCCTGAAATGAATGGCGCAAGTGTGTTATGGGAAAAACCAGATCTTCGTGATGTCGATATCGTTCTAACAACAAGAGAACTCGCAAGATTAATCAAAAGCCACAATATCGATTTAACTTCACTTCAACCTGCAAACTATGACCGTCTTATGTCTGAATATAGTGGTGCTGGTGCCATTTTCGGTGTAACCGGCGGTGTTATGGAAGCTGCGGTTAGAACCAGTTACTACTTTATTACAGGTGAAAGACCACCAGAACCTCTATTTAATTTACAACCAGTGCGCGGATTAGAAGGCATTAAAGAAGCGGCTGTGAGTATACCGGGTGTAGGTGAAATTCGTGTCGCAGTCTGTTCTGGTATGGGAAATGCTCGCCCCGTTTTAGAAGCCATTCAAAATGGGGAAAAATCATGGCATTTCGTTGAGTTTATGGGATGTCCTGGAGGATGTATTGCGGGTGGCGGCCAACCTCGCTCGGCATTACCGCCTTCCGATGAAATTCGAGCATTACGTATGAAAGCGCTGTATAGCAAAGATGAACGCGCCACAATCCGCTTGAGTTATGAAAACAGTGAAATTCAAAGTATTTATAAACAATTTTTAGGCGAACCTTGTGGTGAACGTGCTCACCAATTGCTTCATACGCATTATCAAGATCGCAGTATTCATTTTAATAAAAAGAAAGCTTAA
- a CDS encoding 4Fe-4S dicluster domain-containing protein: MSKGVLVDLTKCIGCGSCTVACKMYNENKWIEDRQPTSGENAKLADENWTIIKTVTVEKEDKAVWRYVKEQCFHCIDPACASACFAKAFQKTPAGPVVYYPDLCVGCRYCMVACPFDIPKYEWEKSLPYVTKCMMCSSRVEEGQSPACVAVCPTQALVFGDRQTLLEKAKETISNNPNYVQHIYGEKEVGGTEWLYISDVPFKDLGFKTGLTEKPLSSYTSDFMKYTPIAGATWAVILGGIAMFNHRKDRVSHDEQLHQEQKKNGKDDETRRSE; encoded by the coding sequence ATGTCTAAAGGTGTATTAGTCGATCTTACTAAGTGTATCGGCTGCGGTAGTTGTACGGTTGCATGTAAAATGTACAACGAAAACAAATGGATAGAAGATAGACAACCTACCAGTGGCGAAAATGCCAAATTAGCAGATGAAAACTGGACAATTATAAAAACGGTTACTGTTGAAAAAGAAGATAAAGCGGTTTGGCGTTACGTCAAAGAGCAATGTTTTCACTGTATTGATCCTGCGTGTGCTTCGGCGTGTTTTGCAAAAGCATTTCAAAAAACACCTGCTGGGCCTGTGGTTTATTATCCGGATCTCTGTGTGGGATGCCGTTATTGTATGGTGGCATGTCCATTTGATATTCCTAAATATGAATGGGAAAAATCACTTCCTTATGTCACCAAATGCATGATGTGTTCTTCTCGTGTGGAAGAAGGACAATCTCCAGCTTGTGTTGCTGTGTGTCCAACACAAGCTTTAGTCTTCGGTGATAGACAAACCTTATTAGAAAAAGCGAAAGAAACTATTTCGAATAATCCTAATTATGTTCAGCACATTTATGGTGAAAAGGAAGTTGGAGGAACGGAATGGCTCTACATTTCTGATGTGCCATTTAAAGATCTTGGATTTAAAACAGGATTAACTGAAAAACCACTCTCTTCTTACACTTCTGATTTTATGAAATATACACCAATTGCGGGAGCAACTTGGGCGGTGATCCTCGGCGGTATCGCGATGTTTAATCACCGAAAAGATAGAGTCAGTCACGATGAGCAATTACATCAAGAACAGAAGAAAAATGGCAAGGATGATGAAACAAGGAGATCAGAATGA
- the dinG gene encoding ATP-dependent DNA helicase DinG gives MSLSQSVKNQISQWYKALPEHIEGFIPRAPQREMIAEVAKTFSDEMGRHLVIEAPTGVGKTLSYLIPGIAISRDEKKPLIISTANVALQDQIYSKDLPLLKKIIPDLTFTGAFGRGRYLCPRNLDAICATEGEQIDLMFLLEDKVDVATSAEREICLELKNDFTSFGWDGLRDHHKRALTDSLWRKISTDKMNCLGRNCQYYHRCPFFIARREIDEVDVVITNHALVMAAMESESVLPDAKNLLLVLDEGHHIPDVARDALEVEGEITLVALNNQLDNITRHVSQYLAQFIPVRPPKLADPIRFDAHIAKLREAYQEVDTFTRALLPERSEQDEYLFPLGELPEQLLLSCQTLFKLTDALKMLGEAILNDLTERTAKEDVVRLHRAILTTSRMVGYLENMAKLWRLATLDQTSKAPVSKWLTRRYDKKQSHLYFHCAGIRVSEQLTQLLWKNIPHVVITSATLRSLNSYSRIQELTGLSEHFDDRFITLSSPFEHKEQGRLVIPKMRYEPTMSHEREHLKEMARYFRHCMEENNHRGQLVLFSSQRAMEGFLEEVKDLRLCLLVQGDQPRYRLVETHCKRIDAGDNSVLIGLQSFAEGLDLKGDYLTQVHIHKIAFPPVTDPVIVTEGEWLKSLKRYPFEVQSLPSASFNLIQQVGRLIRSHHCHGEIVIYDRRLLTKNYGSRLLTALPIFPIYQPEMPKEK, from the coding sequence ATGTCCCTTTCTCAATCAGTTAAAAATCAAATAAGTCAGTGGTATAAAGCCCTACCTGAGCATATCGAAGGGTTTATTCCGCGTGCGCCACAGCGTGAAATGATAGCTGAGGTGGCTAAGACTTTTTCTGATGAGATGGGACGTCATTTAGTGATAGAAGCCCCAACTGGCGTGGGTAAAACACTCTCTTACCTTATTCCGGGTATTGCTATTAGCCGTGATGAGAAAAAACCACTGATAATCAGTACAGCCAATGTGGCATTACAAGATCAAATTTATAGCAAAGATCTGCCATTACTTAAAAAAATCATTCCTGATCTCACGTTTACTGGCGCTTTTGGTCGTGGACGTTACTTATGCCCTCGTAATTTAGATGCGATTTGTGCAACAGAAGGTGAGCAAATTGACCTTATGTTTTTGCTTGAAGATAAAGTTGATGTGGCGACAAGTGCAGAAAGAGAAATTTGCCTAGAGCTGAAAAATGATTTCACTAGTTTTGGTTGGGATGGTTTGCGTGATCATCATAAACGCGCATTAACAGATAGCTTATGGCGTAAAATCAGCACAGATAAAATGAACTGTTTAGGGCGCAATTGCCAATATTATCATCGTTGTCCTTTTTTTATTGCTCGCCGTGAAATTGATGAAGTGGATGTGGTTATTACCAATCACGCTTTAGTGATGGCGGCAATGGAAAGTGAATCTGTGTTGCCTGATGCTAAAAATTTGCTTTTAGTACTTGATGAAGGGCACCATATTCCTGATGTTGCGCGAGATGCCCTTGAAGTTGAAGGGGAAATAACCTTAGTTGCTCTCAATAATCAGCTTGATAATATCACTCGCCATGTTAGCCAGTATCTAGCGCAATTTATTCCGGTAAGACCACCTAAATTGGCTGATCCTATTCGTTTTGATGCCCATATCGCTAAGTTACGTGAAGCTTATCAAGAGGTTGATACATTTACACGCGCACTATTGCCAGAACGTAGTGAGCAAGATGAATACCTTTTCCCGTTAGGTGAATTGCCTGAACAACTTCTGTTAAGTTGCCAGACATTATTTAAGCTAACAGATGCTTTAAAAATGTTGGGCGAAGCCATTTTAAATGATTTAACAGAGCGCACAGCGAAAGAAGATGTTGTGCGTTTACATCGTGCTATTTTAACTACTAGTAGGATGGTGGGATATTTAGAAAACATGGCAAAACTGTGGCGCTTAGCCACATTAGATCAAACCTCAAAAGCGCCAGTATCCAAATGGTTAACGCGTCGTTACGATAAAAAGCAGTCTCATCTCTATTTTCATTGTGCTGGCATTCGTGTTAGCGAACAACTGACGCAATTGTTATGGAAAAATATCCCACATGTGGTTATTACTTCTGCGACATTACGCTCATTAAATAGCTATTCTCGTATTCAAGAATTAACCGGTCTAAGTGAGCATTTTGATGATCGCTTTATTACGTTATCTTCGCCTTTTGAACATAAAGAGCAGGGTAGATTAGTTATTCCTAAAATGCGTTATGAACCGACCATGAGCCATGAACGTGAACATTTAAAAGAGATGGCGCGTTATTTTCGACACTGCATGGAAGAGAATAACCACAGAGGCCAATTGGTTTTATTTAGTAGCCAACGGGCAATGGAAGGTTTTTTAGAAGAAGTGAAAGATTTGCGTTTGTGTTTATTAGTGCAGGGCGATCAGCCACGCTATCGATTAGTCGAAACACATTGTAAGCGTATTGATGCTGGTGATAATAGTGTGTTGATAGGTTTGCAATCTTTTGCTGAAGGGCTCGATTTAAAAGGCGATTATTTAACGCAGGTGCATATTCATAAAATTGCTTTTCCACCTGTGACAGATCCGGTGATTGTGACAGAGGGCGAGTGGCTTAAATCGCTAAAACGCTATCCTTTTGAAGTACAAAGCTTGCCAAGCGCATCATTTAATTTAATTCAGCAAGTTGGACGTCTTATTCGTAGTCATCATTGTCACGGTGAAATAGTGATTTATGACAGACGCTTGCTAACAAAAAATTATGGTTCGCGTTTATTAACCGCGTTACCTATTTTCCCTATTTATCAACCTGAGATGCCTAAAGAGAAATAA